The following are encoded together in the Streptomyces rapamycinicus NRRL 5491 genome:
- a CDS encoding SCO4402 family protein — translation MGGMPVNDMPWWRWRTNVRSALHMLSDPVFQQECWLAGQPGYGDVTDAVYRLVEDTWLDNWSAEKYVGTIFRDSQEAALVDVAVLRVLRIMHQAGADAPVSAYLEHHGWPEAVRAAREAHVRLATNDGEDPDIPPRTLEVLAIMTQAV, via the coding sequence ATGGGAGGCATGCCTGTCAACGACATGCCCTGGTGGCGCTGGCGCACCAATGTGCGCTCGGCGCTGCATATGCTCTCGGATCCCGTCTTCCAGCAGGAGTGCTGGCTGGCCGGCCAGCCTGGGTACGGGGATGTGACGGACGCCGTCTACCGGCTGGTCGAGGACACTTGGCTGGACAACTGGTCCGCCGAGAAGTACGTCGGCACGATCTTCCGTGACTCGCAGGAGGCGGCGCTGGTCGATGTCGCCGTGCTGCGGGTGCTGAGGATCATGCACCAGGCGGGCGCGGACGCCCCCGTCTCGGCGTACCTCGAGCACCATGGCTGGCCGGAGGCCGTACGAGCGGCCCGTGAGGCCCATGTGCGGCTGGCCACCAACGACGGCGAGGATCCGGACATCCCACCGCGCACCCTCGAAGTATTGGCGATCATGACGCAGGCGGTCTGA
- the purU gene encoding formyltetrahydrofolate deformylase, whose protein sequence is MSESHPVPDQYILTLSCPDKQGIVHAVSSYLFMTGCNIEDSQQFGDRDTGLFFMRVAFRAVSPVKVKDLRASFAAVGESFQMDWEIHRADEKMRILLMVSKFGHCLNDLLFRSRIGALPVEIAAVVSNHTDFQALVGSYGIPFHHIPVTRDTKREAEARLLDLVRAERVELVVLARYMQVLSDDLCKELSGRIINIHHSFLPSFKGAKPYHQAHARGVKLIGATAHYVTADLDEGPIIEQEVERVGHGLTPDQLVAVGRDVECQALARAVKWHSERRVLLNGHRTVVFD, encoded by the coding sequence ATGAGCGAGTCGCATCCCGTCCCCGACCAGTACATCCTCACGCTGTCCTGCCCGGACAAGCAGGGCATCGTGCACGCCGTGTCGAGCTATCTGTTCATGACCGGCTGCAACATCGAGGACAGCCAGCAGTTCGGGGACCGTGACACCGGGCTCTTCTTCATGCGGGTGGCCTTCCGTGCCGTCTCGCCGGTGAAGGTGAAGGACCTGCGGGCCAGCTTCGCGGCGGTCGGCGAGTCCTTCCAGATGGACTGGGAGATCCATCGCGCCGACGAGAAGATGCGCATCCTGCTCATGGTCAGCAAGTTCGGGCACTGCCTGAACGACCTTCTCTTCCGGTCGCGGATCGGCGCGCTGCCGGTCGAGATCGCCGCGGTGGTCTCCAACCACACCGACTTCCAGGCGCTGGTCGGTTCCTACGGGATCCCGTTCCACCACATCCCCGTGACGAGGGACACCAAGCGGGAGGCCGAGGCCCGGCTGCTGGACCTGGTGCGCGCGGAGCGGGTGGAACTGGTGGTGCTGGCCCGCTATATGCAGGTGCTCTCCGACGACCTGTGCAAGGAGCTGTCGGGCCGGATCATCAACATCCACCACAGCTTCCTGCCGAGCTTCAAGGGCGCCAAGCCGTACCACCAGGCGCATGCGCGCGGGGTCAAGCTGATCGGGGCCACCGCCCACTATGTGACCGCCGATCTGGACGAGGGCCCGATCATCGAGCAGGAGGTCGAACGCGTCGGCCATGGGCTCACCCCGGACCAGCTGGTGGCGGTCGGCCGCGATGTGGAGTGCCAGGCGCTGGCCCGCGCCGTGAAGTGGCACAGCGAGCGCCGGGTGCTGCTCAACGGGCACCGTACGGTCGTCTTCGACTAA
- a CDS encoding zf-HC2 domain-containing protein gives MRPEPDPRPEPEPEPRPAPAPPASAALPAPAAGPTTPPAVPAPPARPAPPAAPVPPAAPVPPAPPLAAPTPSAAHPLSHDLLRSLLGAWALTACSQEETSAVEAHLNHCPSCAEEALRLRDAVGLLHTEHSLDLDPMLRSRVLAGCLGRRPARIPMPGWASAYDAEAARLDALLRDMGEAEWRAPVRLKWFDGRRLTSRDTTVAGVIGHLMVVDGIVAASLGLPDPMGAAMGAGAPGSPLARTEAYWHDEPGAAYGAGPPGAVRELWREQGHALVRTVSFAGRGVAELDVPYGDFALPIRDAFLDRALECWVHAGDIAEAIDYPYEPPASAHLKAMIDLCARLLPGTLAERRRAGLASPPRRLVEAGTPGRTLHLQVEGTGGGDWYIPLDSPAAMAAPEEAVATIALDQEAFYLLASGHVPPQEAAAGLSGDTEAIRDVLFATASLSRL, from the coding sequence CTGCGCCCGGAACCGGATCCGCGCCCGGAACCAGAACCGGAGCCGCGTCCGGCCCCGGCACCGCCCGCCTCCGCGGCGCTGCCCGCGCCCGCGGCCGGGCCCACCACCCCACCGGCCGTGCCCGCCCCACCGGCACGCCCCGCCCCACCGGCCGCCCCCGTGCCACCGGCCGCCCCCGTGCCACCGGCCCCGCCCCTGGCGGCGCCCACGCCCTCCGCGGCCCATCCGCTCTCGCACGATCTGCTCCGCTCGCTGCTCGGCGCCTGGGCACTGACCGCGTGCTCGCAGGAGGAGACCTCCGCAGTCGAGGCGCATCTCAACCACTGCCCCTCCTGCGCCGAGGAGGCGCTGCGGCTGCGCGACGCCGTCGGGCTGCTGCACACCGAGCACAGCCTGGACCTCGACCCGATGCTGCGCTCCCGGGTGCTCGCGGGCTGTCTGGGCCGCCGTCCGGCCCGGATACCCATGCCCGGCTGGGCCAGTGCCTACGACGCCGAGGCCGCCCGGCTGGACGCGCTGCTGCGCGACATGGGCGAGGCCGAGTGGCGTGCGCCGGTACGGCTCAAGTGGTTCGACGGGCGGCGGCTCACCAGCCGGGACACCACCGTCGCCGGGGTGATCGGCCATCTGATGGTCGTGGACGGCATCGTCGCCGCCTCCCTCGGCCTCCCCGACCCGATGGGCGCCGCGATGGGCGCCGGCGCCCCCGGCTCGCCCCTGGCCCGTACGGAGGCGTACTGGCACGACGAGCCCGGCGCCGCGTACGGGGCCGGTCCGCCCGGCGCGGTACGGGAGTTGTGGCGCGAGCAGGGCCATGCCCTGGTCCGTACGGTGTCGTTCGCCGGGCGTGGGGTCGCGGAGCTCGATGTGCCGTACGGGGACTTCGCGCTGCCGATCCGCGACGCGTTCCTCGACCGCGCCCTGGAGTGCTGGGTGCACGCCGGGGACATCGCCGAGGCCATCGACTACCCCTATGAACCACCGGCCTCAGCCCACCTCAAGGCCATGATCGACCTGTGTGCCCGGCTGCTTCCGGGGACGCTGGCCGAGCGGCGCCGGGCCGGGCTCGCGTCCCCGCCCCGCCGGCTGGTCGAGGCGGGCACCCCGGGCCGTACGCTCCATCTCCAGGTGGAGGGCACGGGCGGCGGCGACTGGTACATCCCGCTGGACTCCCCGGCGGCGATGGCCGCGCCGGAGGAAGCGGTGGCGACGATCGCGCTGGACCAGGAGGCGTTCTATCTGCTGGCGTCCGGGCATGTGCCGCCGCAGGAGGCGGCCGCGGGCCTGTCCGGGGACACCGAGGCGATCCGGGATGTGCTGTTCGCCACAGCGTCCCTGTCCCGTCTCTGA
- a CDS encoding sigma-70 family RNA polymerase sigma factor — protein MANDAPPRWDRRMQQRLARGEAAALAELYDRFASLVHTLAHRVLEDDTGADRVTREVFGYVWENPDAYDPQQGSLRAWIAMLTQRQAVHRLRASQTASACGGTLTSEALEERIREASVAARADYIVTSMPAPLRAALELAYFDRRDYRQAAAALGVTEDEARRRLRLGLQLLSTAHVQPPRAVSPPGYGRAL, from the coding sequence ATGGCGAACGACGCACCGCCCCGCTGGGACCGCAGGATGCAACAGCGTCTGGCGCGCGGCGAAGCGGCCGCACTTGCCGAGCTCTATGACCGATTCGCCTCACTTGTCCACACCTTGGCGCATCGGGTCCTCGAGGACGACACCGGTGCCGACCGCGTCACCCGGGAAGTCTTCGGCTACGTCTGGGAGAACCCGGACGCGTACGACCCCCAGCAGGGCTCGCTGCGCGCCTGGATCGCCATGCTCACCCAGCGCCAGGCGGTGCACCGGCTGCGCGCGTCGCAGACCGCCTCGGCCTGCGGGGGCACCCTCACCAGCGAGGCCCTGGAGGAGCGGATCCGCGAGGCGTCCGTGGCCGCCCGCGCCGACTACATCGTCACCTCCATGCCCGCCCCGCTGCGCGCCGCCCTGGAGCTCGCCTACTTCGACCGCCGCGACTACCGGCAGGCCGCGGCCGCCCTCGGGGTGACCGAGGACGAGGCCAGGCGCCGCCTCCGGCTCGGCCTCCAGCTGCTGTCCACGGCCCATGTCCAGCCGCCCCGCGCGGTCTCGCCCCCCGGCTACGGACGGGCGCTGTGA
- a CDS encoding STAS domain-containing protein, translated as MEDRRGEWVVLQVSGEMDLVTSPAVRQHVHDAVAEGRHWLVLDLSEVRFCDSSGVGVLIAARRLMRSCSGRLRLILPPQDAAHGSHVHRVLAALGVRRLFDVYPDLGAATELDEDDEDAVDPLSA; from the coding sequence ATGGAGGACCGGCGGGGGGAGTGGGTCGTTCTCCAGGTCTCGGGAGAGATGGACCTGGTGACCTCGCCCGCAGTCCGGCAGCACGTCCACGACGCGGTCGCCGAGGGCCGCCATTGGCTGGTTCTGGACCTCTCGGAGGTCCGGTTCTGCGACTCCAGCGGGGTCGGCGTACTGATCGCGGCGCGTCGGCTGATGCGGTCGTGCTCGGGTCGGCTGCGGCTGATCCTGCCGCCGCAGGACGCCGCGCACGGTTCGCATGTGCACCGGGTGCTGGCGGCCCTGGGGGTGCGACGGCTGTTCGACGTCTACCCCGACCTGGGGGCGGCCACGGAGCTGGACGAGGATGACGAGGACGCGGTCGACCCCCTGTCGGCCTGA
- a CDS encoding sensor histidine kinase encodes MTVSPLPPPRSSSPGTPGTPGTAGTPGTPGTAGAPGASPAASPTPPPTHSPSSPPSAPAARRRPPQRVMRWGSLIVPVLLAVADALLVNGVTFGLELNVSLVAAAALLVRRKLPALVFLVTLPGILIGYVWFAPMIALYTVARLRPDRRLLGISALLLAAAHFIPWPVSDFESTAYRENTLTLIDACVTSVGPIALGLLVRTRGELAARIEDLTRSRRHADELIAEQVLSTERARLAREMHDVVAHQVSLISLQAGAVQISAEDAKAREGARTIRELSVRTLDELRHMVGILRAAGGDHEELTPQPRLADLPRLIELSALDVSFETDSATQRPGHSEAVERAAFRIVQEALTNVRKHAPGARVTVRVNDAQPEGPEAADGPGRDRKAVRGATQKAAPETAPGAAPGAAQAAEETRGLRVEVRNGPPDASAVAPGLPGGGHGLVGLRERAQLLGGTLEAGPTKEGGFVVRADFPKTPRVTGPA; translated from the coding sequence ATGACCGTCTCCCCGCTGCCCCCGCCCCGGAGTTCGTCCCCCGGCACGCCCGGCACGCCCGGTACCGCTGGTACGCCCGGCACGCCCGGTACCGCTGGCGCGCCCGGCGCGTCCCCGGCCGCGTCGCCCACGCCGCCACCCACCCACTCCCCCTCCTCGCCGCCGTCCGCCCCGGCCGCCCGGCGGCGGCCGCCGCAGCGGGTCATGCGGTGGGGCTCGCTGATCGTCCCCGTCCTCCTCGCGGTCGCCGACGCGCTGCTCGTCAACGGCGTCACCTTCGGCCTGGAGCTCAACGTCTCGCTGGTGGCGGCGGCCGCGCTGCTGGTGCGCCGGAAGCTGCCCGCGCTGGTCTTCCTGGTCACGCTGCCGGGAATCCTCATCGGCTACGTCTGGTTCGCGCCGATGATCGCCCTCTACACGGTGGCCCGGCTCCGCCCCGACCGGCGGCTGCTGGGCATCTCCGCGCTGCTGCTGGCCGCCGCGCACTTCATCCCCTGGCCGGTCTCCGACTTCGAGTCGACCGCGTACCGGGAGAACACCCTCACGCTGATCGACGCGTGTGTGACCTCCGTGGGACCCATCGCGCTGGGCCTCCTGGTGCGTACGCGCGGGGAGCTCGCCGCCCGGATCGAGGACCTGACCCGCAGCCGCCGCCACGCCGACGAGCTGATCGCCGAGCAGGTGCTGTCCACCGAACGCGCCCGGCTCGCCCGCGAGATGCACGACGTCGTCGCCCATCAGGTCAGCCTCATCAGCCTCCAGGCCGGTGCGGTGCAGATCAGCGCGGAGGACGCGAAGGCGCGGGAGGGCGCGCGGACCATCCGCGAGCTGTCCGTGCGGACCCTGGACGAACTCCGCCATATGGTCGGCATCCTGCGCGCGGCGGGCGGCGACCACGAGGAGCTGACCCCGCAGCCCCGGCTGGCCGATCTGCCCCGGCTGATCGAACTCAGCGCGCTGGACGTCAGCTTCGAGACGGACAGCGCGACCCAGCGGCCGGGCCACTCGGAGGCGGTGGAACGGGCCGCCTTCCGCATCGTCCAGGAGGCGCTCACCAACGTCCGCAAGCACGCGCCGGGGGCGCGGGTGACCGTACGCGTCAACGACGCTCAGCCGGAGGGGCCGGAGGCGGCGGACGGGCCGGGACGGGATCGCAAGGCGGTTCGGGGAGCGACTCAGAAAGCGGCGCCCGAGACGGCGCCCGGGGCGGCACCCGGAGCGGCTCAAGCGGCGGAGGAGACCCGGGGCCTGCGGGTCGAGGTGCGCAACGGCCCGCCCGACGCCTCCGCCGTGGCCCCGGGGCTGCCGGGCGGCGGTCACGGTCTGGTCGGGCTGCGGGAGCGCGCACAGCTGCTGGGCGGCACGCTGGAGGCCGGGCCCACGAAGGAGGGCGGCTTCGTCGTACGGGCCGACTTCCCCAAGACCCCGCGCGTCACGGGTCCGGCATGA
- a CDS encoding response regulator, with protein MIRVAVVDDEALVRSGLRLILGTAPDIEVVAECSGAFAVDTVLSSKADVVLLDIRMPDADGLSVLRQLRAAPASPAVAMLTTFDVQEYLAAALRAGAAGFLLKDTDPEQLVRAVRTLAEGGSVLDPAVTRAVIGGYLAAEAEATAAEAVEALTPREREVLTLLGEGLANPQIAERMGLAPSTVKDHVRAVLGKLGGLNRVQAAIVADRAGLVTSRPPIGGTR; from the coding sequence GTGATCCGTGTGGCTGTAGTGGACGACGAGGCGCTCGTACGATCCGGTCTGCGACTGATCCTGGGCACGGCCCCGGACATCGAAGTGGTCGCGGAATGTTCCGGAGCCTTCGCGGTGGACACGGTGCTGAGCAGCAAGGCCGATGTGGTGCTGCTCGACATCCGGATGCCGGACGCCGACGGGCTCAGCGTCCTCAGACAGTTGCGGGCCGCGCCCGCCTCCCCCGCCGTGGCGATGCTGACGACCTTCGACGTCCAGGAGTACCTGGCGGCCGCGCTGCGCGCCGGGGCCGCGGGCTTCCTCCTCAAGGACACCGATCCGGAACAGCTCGTACGGGCCGTGCGCACGCTCGCCGAGGGCGGCAGCGTCCTCGACCCGGCCGTCACCCGCGCCGTGATCGGCGGCTATCTCGCCGCCGAGGCGGAGGCGACGGCCGCCGAGGCCGTCGAGGCGCTCACCCCGCGCGAACGCGAGGTGCTGACGCTGCTGGGCGAGGGGCTCGCCAATCCGCAGATCGCCGAGCGGATGGGGCTGGCGCCCAGCACCGTCAAGGACCATGTACGGGCGGTGCTCGGCAAGTTGGGCGGGCTCAACCGCGTCCAGGCGGCGATCGTCGCCGACCGCGCCGGGCTCGTCACCAGCCGTCCGCCGATAGGTGGCACCCGATGA
- a CDS encoding helix-turn-helix domain-containing protein, with translation MADRSAGDGRTAGTATGAAGAESTAEIGRRVLRLRTERGFTQRQLAEPAYTAAYVSTLEAGKVRPSEAALRHLADRLGVSYEELTTGRSPRDATRLRAAVTDARRALATGAAEDAALLFAEVRDEAERLGFAEERSAALLGLGDCALETGDLTVARDHFEAVERLLAGEPLPRRIPAIRGRAVAHLLAGELRYSCYLLESSIDELNASGLHDPYALLLLYTAAIAPYMDMGAHARAVRAAELALALAPSVDDPGLIARMHRGVARTLIAEGRTAEADASLAKAQELYEQLRIHTDLAHCHWMRGYVHAQDGNLERAERELRTARDMLASKRAALFTVQVEVELADVLRRRGRTAEAEALLLPLLTSSPAAGAANTAGEPDAAPGGAGTGMAGTGEAGAGDAGLTADRGAVHAGGAHRLLGLIADERGDAEAAEEHYCAALSLLERTGAAGDLADLCRLLGDLLRREGRQEAAMDAYRTGLGHRAAPGTTTLGPAPAEPPM, from the coding sequence GTGGCCGACAGAAGCGCCGGTGACGGGCGGACGGCGGGAACGGCGACGGGGGCGGCCGGGGCGGAGTCGACCGCCGAGATAGGACGCCGGGTGCTCAGACTGCGTACCGAACGCGGCTTCACCCAGCGGCAGCTGGCCGAGCCCGCGTACACCGCCGCCTATGTCTCCACCCTCGAGGCCGGGAAGGTGCGCCCCTCAGAGGCCGCGCTGCGCCATCTCGCGGACCGGCTCGGCGTCAGCTACGAGGAGCTGACCACCGGCCGCTCACCGCGCGACGCCACCCGGCTGCGGGCCGCCGTCACCGACGCCCGGCGGGCGCTGGCGACCGGCGCCGCCGAGGACGCCGCCCTGCTCTTCGCGGAGGTGCGCGACGAGGCGGAGCGGCTCGGGTTCGCCGAGGAGCGCTCGGCGGCCCTGCTGGGGCTCGGCGACTGCGCGCTGGAGACCGGTGACCTCACCGTCGCGCGGGACCACTTCGAGGCCGTGGAGCGGCTGCTCGCCGGGGAACCGCTGCCCCGCCGGATCCCGGCGATCCGCGGCCGGGCCGTGGCGCACCTCCTCGCGGGCGAACTGCGCTACTCCTGCTATCTGCTGGAGAGCTCCATCGACGAACTCAACGCCTCGGGACTGCACGACCCGTACGCGCTGCTGCTGCTCTATACGGCGGCCATCGCGCCCTATATGGACATGGGGGCGCACGCCCGCGCCGTACGCGCCGCCGAGCTGGCGCTCGCGCTGGCGCCGAGCGTGGACGACCCGGGGCTCATCGCCCGGATGCACCGCGGAGTGGCCCGCACCCTGATCGCCGAGGGGCGGACGGCCGAGGCCGACGCCTCCCTGGCCAAGGCTCAGGAGCTGTACGAGCAGCTGCGCATCCACACCGACCTGGCGCACTGCCACTGGATGCGCGGCTATGTGCACGCCCAGGACGGCAATCTGGAGCGCGCCGAGCGCGAACTGCGCACCGCCCGCGACATGCTGGCCTCCAAGCGGGCCGCGCTGTTCACCGTGCAGGTCGAGGTCGAGCTGGCGGATGTGCTGCGCCGTCGCGGCCGTACGGCGGAGGCGGAGGCCCTGCTGCTGCCGCTGCTGACGAGCTCGCCCGCCGCGGGCGCCGCGAACACCGCCGGAGAGCCGGACGCGGCACCGGGCGGGGCCGGGACGGGGATGGCCGGGACGGGCGAGGCCGGGGCGGGTGACGCCGGGCTGACCGCCGACCGCGGCGCGGTCCACGCGGGCGGCGCCCACCGGCTGCTGGGTCTGATCGCGGACGAACGCGGCGACGCCGAGGCCGCGGAGGAGCACTACTGCGCGGCGCTGTCCCTGCTCGAACGCACCGGCGCGGCCGGTGACCTGGCCGACCTGTGCCGGCTGCTGGGCGATCTGCTGCGCCGGGAGGGCCGCCAGGAGGCCGCGATGGACGCCTACCGCACCGGGCTCGGCCACCGCGCCGCGCCCGGCACCACCACCCTGGGCCCGGCCCCCGCCGAGCCCCCCATGTGA
- a CDS encoding alpha/beta fold hydrolase, protein MQQASTAVPAGPGAVTTVRQPELLLADYHFDVPLDHKAPEGALIRLYAREVVAAGKSAAERERLPWLVYLQGGPGCGADRPVGRSGWLDRALDEYRVLLLDQRGTGRSTPANRQTLPLRGGPGEQAEYLSHFRADAIVRDCELIRHRLMGDRPWTVLGQSFGGFCAVNYLSHAPEGLDAVVLAGGLPAIDPGTDADAVYRTAYPRMERKTLAHYARYPRDAETVRALVRHLADHEEILTDGTRLTVPALQQLGFLLGTGDGSHRLHYLLEDAFVPTADGPRLSDAFREQVAAVLSRAATPLFSLLLESTYAQDGRATDWAAERVRAEFPAFDAGKAVAEDRPVLLTGETVHPWMLDTHAALRPLARTAELLAARTGWGPLYDTERLARNTVPVAAVIYHDDLYVDTEHSLATARAIRGVRTWVTDEFEHDGIRAGGRRVLDRLLRLARDGRG, encoded by the coding sequence ATGCAGCAGGCAAGCACAGCGGTACCGGCCGGGCCGGGCGCCGTGACGACCGTCCGTCAGCCGGAACTGCTCCTCGCCGACTATCACTTCGACGTACCGCTCGACCATAAGGCTCCCGAGGGCGCGCTGATCCGGCTTTACGCACGAGAGGTCGTCGCCGCGGGCAAATCCGCCGCCGAGCGCGAGCGGCTCCCCTGGCTGGTCTACCTCCAGGGCGGGCCCGGCTGTGGCGCGGACCGCCCGGTGGGCCGCTCCGGCTGGCTGGACCGCGCGCTGGACGAATACCGCGTGCTCCTGCTCGACCAGCGCGGCACCGGCCGCTCCACCCCGGCCAACCGCCAGACGCTGCCGCTGCGCGGCGGACCCGGGGAACAGGCCGAGTACCTCTCCCACTTCCGCGCCGACGCGATCGTCCGCGACTGCGAGCTGATCCGGCACCGGCTCATGGGGGACCGCCCGTGGACCGTGCTCGGCCAGAGCTTCGGCGGCTTCTGCGCCGTGAACTATCTGTCCCACGCGCCCGAGGGGCTGGACGCGGTAGTGCTGGCCGGCGGACTGCCCGCGATCGACCCCGGCACCGACGCGGACGCCGTCTACCGGACCGCCTATCCGCGGATGGAGCGCAAGACCCTCGCCCACTACGCCCGCTATCCGCGGGACGCGGAAACCGTACGGGCCCTGGTGCGGCATCTGGCCGACCACGAGGAGATCCTGACGGACGGCACCCGGCTCACCGTCCCCGCCCTCCAGCAGCTCGGCTTCCTGCTCGGCACCGGCGACGGCTCGCACCGGCTGCACTACCTCCTGGAGGACGCGTTCGTGCCCACCGCCGACGGGCCGCGGCTGAGCGACGCCTTCCGCGAGCAGGTGGCGGCCGTGCTCTCCCGCGCCGCCACCCCGCTCTTCAGCCTCCTGCTGGAGTCCACCTACGCCCAGGACGGCCGGGCCACCGACTGGGCCGCGGAGCGGGTCCGCGCCGAATTCCCCGCGTTCGACGCCGGTAAGGCGGTCGCGGAGGACCGCCCTGTGCTCCTTACGGGCGAGACGGTGCACCCCTGGATGCTGGACACCCACGCGGCGCTGCGCCCGCTCGCCCGCACCGCCGAACTGCTCGCCGCGCGCACCGGCTGGGGCCCGCTGTACGACACCGAGCGGCTGGCCCGTAACACCGTGCCGGTGGCCGCCGTGATCTACCACGACGACCTTTACGTGGACACCGAGCACTCCCTGGCCACCGCGCGGGCGATCCGGGGCGTGCGCACCTGGGTGACGGACGAGTTCGAGCACGACGGGATCCGGGCCGGGGGCCGCCGGGTGCTGGACCGGCTGCTGCGGCTGGCGCGCGACGGGAGGGGCTGA
- a CDS encoding M64 family metallopeptidase has product MRRRIRSRIRSRITLRTAAVAGGIALAAAAAMTAPATASPGASGSTAAADAASSRSALDVEYFTGPGGHPRHTEVPAATPERLTRAARSLSAKEAAADGQVGSVVDNGTTADKLDVVFIGDGYTAGQQEDFHADARSKWEQMSAVQPYASYKDLFNVWTVDAVSNQSGVSGDPSKDVVKDTALGSYFWCDDIERLLCVDTAKVESYAAKAPQADLVVVLSNSTKYGGAGYTLTSQVGYDGIATAASDHADSDQIAVHETGHSLGKLADEYFYPEYGTYTGAEPDESNATKLSAAQLTAQQKKWYRWIGQTSPDGGTVGAYEGGRYYPKGINRPTDNSIMRTLGREFNLPGREAMIAGFYRHASALSSRTATATAVKRSAGIEVDVPKGASLKWYVDGAEVTAANGKTSVTPAALGVPSDGTTHKVTAKATDATSAVKDPALRKLLSGSRTWKVTG; this is encoded by the coding sequence GTGCGCAGACGCATACGGAGCCGCATACGCAGCCGCATCACCCTGCGCACCGCGGCCGTCGCCGGAGGCATCGCCCTGGCGGCGGCCGCGGCCATGACCGCGCCGGCCACGGCGTCGCCGGGAGCGTCCGGCTCGACCGCCGCCGCTGACGCCGCCTCGTCGCGGAGCGCCCTGGACGTGGAGTACTTCACCGGACCGGGCGGCCACCCCCGCCACACCGAGGTTCCGGCCGCCACTCCCGAGCGGCTGACCCGCGCCGCCCGCTCCCTGTCCGCCAAGGAGGCCGCCGCCGACGGCCAGGTCGGTTCGGTCGTCGACAACGGCACCACGGCCGACAAGCTGGACGTCGTCTTCATCGGCGACGGCTACACCGCGGGCCAGCAGGAGGACTTCCACGCCGACGCGCGCTCCAAGTGGGAGCAGATGTCCGCCGTGCAGCCCTACGCCTCGTACAAGGACCTCTTCAACGTCTGGACGGTGGACGCGGTCTCCAACCAGTCCGGCGTCTCCGGCGACCCGTCCAAGGACGTCGTCAAGGACACCGCCCTCGGCTCGTACTTCTGGTGCGACGACATCGAGCGGCTGCTGTGCGTCGACACCGCCAAGGTCGAGTCGTACGCGGCCAAGGCGCCGCAGGCCGATCTGGTGGTCGTGCTGTCCAACTCCACCAAGTACGGCGGCGCGGGCTACACCCTCACCTCGCAGGTCGGCTATGACGGCATCGCCACCGCCGCCTCGGACCACGCCGACTCCGACCAGATCGCGGTCCACGAGACCGGCCACTCGCTCGGCAAGCTGGCCGACGAGTACTTCTACCCGGAGTACGGCACCTACACGGGCGCCGAGCCCGACGAGTCCAACGCCACCAAGCTGAGCGCGGCGCAGCTGACCGCCCAGCAGAAGAAGTGGTACCGCTGGATCGGCCAGACCTCGCCCGACGGCGGCACGGTCGGCGCCTACGAGGGCGGCCGCTACTACCCCAAGGGCATCAACCGCCCCACCGACAACTCGATCATGCGCACCCTGGGGCGGGAGTTCAACCTCCCCGGCCGCGAGGCGATGATCGCGGGCTTCTACCGCCACGCCAGCGCGCTCAGCAGCCGTACGGCCACCGCGACGGCCGTCAAGCGGTCGGCGGGCATCGAGGTGGACGTGCCCAAGGGCGCGTCGCTGAAGTGGTACGTGGACGGGGCGGAGGTCACCGCCGCGAACGGTAAGACGAGCGTGACCCCGGCGGCGCTGGGCGTCCCGAGCGACGGGACGACCCACAAGGTCACCGCGAAGGCGACGGACGCCACGAGCGCGGTGAAGGACCCGGCCCTGCGGAAGCTGCTCAGCGGCTCCCGGACGTGGAAGGTCACTGGCTGA